One segment of Pseudophryne corroboree isolate aPseCor3 chromosome 10, aPseCor3.hap2, whole genome shotgun sequence DNA contains the following:
- the LOC134965254 gene encoding olfactory receptor 6N2-like, with the protein MELWNKSTVSEFILVGFPTLYKYGPFLFPCLLLLYLLTVAGNVIVFVLVRLDSHLHTPMYFFISILSILEIWYTAVTIPKMLINLLLPRKSISFSSCLLQTYFFHSLGASECYLLTTMAYDRYLAICHPLHYSSIMTEKMTIKLAATCFTLGFLCPITEVILISKLPFCGSNEIQHIFCDFPPLLSLACTDTTINVLADFIINSFIILVTFIFIIISYIRIIFSILKIRTSKGRVKAFSTCVSHLTVVLVFFTCIVFMYVRLTKSYSLYYDRVLAVIYSVLTPIFNPIIYSLRNKEIREAFKRKMCSRRLHNTEEKHKCKNAA; encoded by the coding sequence ATGGAACTTTGGAATAAAAGCACGGTCTCTGAATTTATCCTTGTAGGATTCCCGACACTGTACAAATATGGACCATTCCTTTTTCCATGTCTCCTTCTCCTCTACCTTCTTACTGTTGCTGGTAATGTGATTGTATTTGTCTTAGTAAGGTTAGACTCACACCTGCATACACCTATGTACTTTTTTATTAGTATTTTATCCATTCTGGAGATCTGGTATACAGCAGTTACCATTCCAAAGATGTTAATCAATCTTCTTTTACCGAGAAAAAGTATATCCTTTAGCAGCTGCCTCTTACAGACCTATTTCTTCCATTCTCTTGGAGCCAGTGAATGCTATCTTCTTACCACTATGGCATATGACCGCTATTTAGCAATTTGCCACCCATTGCACTATTCGTCTATCATGACTGAGAAAATGACTATAAAGTTAGCAGCCACCTGTTTTACACTTGGCTTTTTATGTCCCATTACTGAAGTTATTTTAATATCTAAGCTGCCTTTCTGTGGGAGTAATGAAATTCAGCATATCTTCTGTGACTTTCCACCACTGCTAAGTCTGGCTTGTACAGACACCACCATAAATGTCCTTGCTGATTTTATAATCAATAGTTTCATTATCTTGGTGACATTCATATTTATAATAATCTCATATATTAGAATCATTTTTTCAATATTGAAAATAAGGACATCAAAGGGGCGTGTAAAGGCTTTCTCCACCTGCGTGTCTCACCTGACTGTAGTATTGGTGTTTTTTACCTGTATTGTGTTTATGTATGTCCGGCTTACAAAAAGTTACTCTTTATACTATGACCGCGTGCTAGCAGTCATTTATTCAGTGCTTACCCCTATATTTAACCCGATCATCTATAGCTTGCGGAACAAAGAGATCAGGGAGGCTTTTAAACGCAAGATGTGTAGCAGAAGACTCCACAACACGGAGGAGAAGCATAAATGTAAGAATGCGGCTTAA